Genomic segment of Acidobacteriota bacterium:
AAGCCGGTATTTGCAATCATCCATCATCCAGTATGTCCAAAGCCGCCTGAACCCCTTTTTGTAGATGGGAGATCATCGACCTGGATAAGTTCGACCTTCGGCACTTCAGAGACGACCATCTGAGCTATTCGCTCTCCCCTCTTCAGCTTGATCGGTTCCCTCCCCAGGTTGATGGCAATGACTTTGATCTCCCCTCTGTAATCTGAATCGATGGTCCCTGGTGAATTGACCATGGTCAGACCAAACTTCAGCGCCGTTCCGCTCCTTGGTCTCACCTGCGCCTCGAAGCCTTCCGGAAGCGCTATGGCAAATCCTGTCGGGATTACAACCCTCTCCCCCGGTTTGATCATAACTTCATCTTCGATGCAGGCTGCAAGATCGAAACCGGAACTCCCATCGGTGGCAAACGATGGGATGGGAAGGTCATCGTTTCCCTGGCACCGTTTTACAAGAACCTTAACCTTCTTCATATAATCAGAATTCGAGTTCTTCCTTTCTTATCCTGAACTTCGAGAATTTTCCCAGAGCAGCCAGAGTCAGATGACTGTTGTTGAATATCCTGAAGCCAAGCTCCTGTATGTCTTTCGCCTTCACGGAATCGACACCCTTGAGAACTTCGCTCAGGGAAAACTGTCTGCCAAAATAGAGCTCATTTCTTGCGATGTTCGACATCCTGCTCGAAGTACTTTCGAGGGAGAGCATGAGACTCCCTTTAAGATGTTCCTTGGCAACTTTCAATTCGTTGGTAGAGATAAGCCTCTTCTTCAGGTTGACTAATTCCTGGATGATGAGCCTCAGGACTTCTTTGGCTGACCCGGGGTTCGTTGCAGCATAGACCATCAAGAATCCCGAGTCCACGAACGTGTTGACGCCGGAGAAGATAGAATAGGCAAGCCCCCGTTTCTCTCTGATGTTCTGAAAGAGCCTGGAGCTCATGGCCCCCCCCAGAAGGGTATTCAGGACGAGAAGCTGATATCTCTCTTCAAAGCTTCTCGGGAAGGCATCCATTCCGAGACAAAGGTGGAGTTGCTCCAGTTCGTTCTTCTTCCTCTTCACGATGGCGAAGTGGGGCTTTGGCGCCTTTAACTCTGTTTGGCTATCCTGGCCGGATAGCGAGCCGAAACTTTCTTCGACCATGGAAAGGATCTTCCTGTGATTGAGATTCCCTGCCGCGGCAATGAGGATGTTCCCGGGAGAATACCTTTTTCTGAAATAGCCCATTAACCTCTGATCGGTGATTTTAGCTATCTTCTCGACCGTTCCCTGGATCGGATTCCCCAGGGGATGTCCCTTCCAGAAGTTTTCCATGAAGATATCATAGACGAGCTCATCGGGCGTATCCTCCACCATCTTGATCTCCTCGTAGATTACCTTTCGCTCTTTTTCGATATCCTCATGATCTAATCTGGGATGAAGGACGATATCCGATAGCAACTCGAGAGCGACTGGAAGATGCTCATCCAGGATTTTGGCATAAAAGCAGGTATACTCCTTTGAAGTGAAGGCGTCGATCTGACCACCGATGGAATCGATGATGAGTGCGATCTTCTTGCCTGATTTGCTTTCAGTTCCCTTGAAGAGGAGATGTTCTATGAAATGCGAAATCCCGTTTTCCTCCGGTCTTTCGTGTCTGGACCCCTTTTTTAGCCAGACACCGAGAGTGATCGATCTCACATCGGGCATTTTTTCGGTTATGACCGTCAAGCCATTCGATAGTATTTCCTTTTTTATCATATAGTTAGATCTTTGTTCATCGGAAAATTTCGATCAGCGGGAATCTATCTTGAGGGCAAAGTATATCATACCCCACCCATTTTGAAAATCTCTTTAATCCTTTTGAAGCTGCCTATTTTTTATGGAAATCTTGGCCCCTGAGCGACACTTGCCAGGAGCAGATGAGCGCTACCAATGGCGCGGCCGCCCACCCACGTTCTTCTGGTCCTTCTCCTGCTGTTGCTGATACTCCAGGAGGTCAAATATGGAAAACAGCCACTCATTGTAGTACTCTTTCTTGCGATACTGCTTGAACGCCTTCTCCGCGCTCTTGGAAACAACGCCTGCTATCTGCAGACCAGCAATCTTTCCACCACTCGTTTGGAGGCCCTGCGGCATGCGTTGCAGCGGCATACCCCTCTCCTGGAGTCCTGCTGGCAATTGCCCCTCAATGGGTGGAGCGTTGGGATTGATCAACCCTTTTCCATCTGGAGAAAGGTAGAGAAGATTCCATTCTCCATCCGGGGACAGTGGATCTCTATAAAGCTTTCTCAAGTACCGCTGATGCCTTTGTCCCCTCTCTGTAAGCTCCTTGAGATCCGTGGGGAGCCTCCCACGGTCTTTCCTGAAATTCTTGAGCGCGATCGCGTATTCCCAGCCCCGGAAAATCAGCTCTTCCTCCTTTTCTCTCTGGAGGACTGTACTCCACGACTGGGCAGCAACGGTGAGCAGAATCATGGAAACGGCTACCGCTATGACGAGGGTTAGTAGCAGATGTCCTCTCTCTGAATCCAGTATTCTATGTATTGGGTGATGACATTTCATTTTCAGACTCAAGTCGGTTCGTCTGACCGATTAGACGAAGATTTATCAGGTCAAGCAACGCATTTGAATTCATTCAATGGTTACTTTGCAAATGTCGCTGCTCTCTTTTCCTCCATCGTCCGTGACGGTAAGTGTCACGAAGTACTGGCCGGTCATGTTATACGAGCAGATCCCCAAGGAGTTTGGATTCTGCTGTGTTCCAGTGGGATAAGTTGTACCATTGCCGCACAGCCAGAAGTAATGGACGATCGACCCGTCTTCATCGTAAGACCCGCTTCCATCCAGTTTGACGGTAACGTTCCCCGACGACGGGAGCTTTGTCCTCTGATCGGCACCCGCATCAGCCGTTGGAGGAAGGTTATCAACGACGTTTTCAATGATGTAATCCTGATCATAGGCGCCACTGTTATCATAGACGGTAAGCTTCACGATGACGTTCTGTTCCTGATTGTATTCCCTGAGCAGTGAGGGAACGGCTGGATCATATGGAGTAGGATCGGGGGGGACCTTCTCCGGCGGATCGATATCCGGATACAGTTCCCATTTGTATCCAATGATACTCCCATCGGAGTCCACCGATCCACTGCCATCGAACGTTACGTTCCTGCCGGTCTTGACGGGATTCGGTTCGGCTGTAAGAAGAACGGTTGGCGCCTTATTCCCGCTTCCCACGGCGACCTGGATCTCCGCGGTGGCACTTCCAGACCTTGCGGTCACCTTCGTCGTTGCATTAGTCTTCAATGTATCCCTGGCTATTCCGTTGGAATCGGTCATAACCGCATCGCCATTCGATGTAAGGCTTCCCGTCGGTGAAGCGGAGAATCTAACCCCGACACCCTTCACGGCGTTGAAGGATCCGTCAAGGACCTGTGCAGTGATGACCGACGTTCCGAATCCGCTTGTATCGGGACGAATCGTATCGGGATTGGCAGAGAGAAGGATCGTCGATTCATCAGGAGCCGTCGGGTCGCTCTTTTCACAGGTCCAGAGCGGCAGCATAGCCAGAGCAAAGAGAGCAATAATGCCTGCCTTTCTCATGTTTAATCTCCTTATGTTGCTTTCATGTTATTCTTAAAGTATCTATCTCTTTTCATGACAGGATGTCATCGTCCATCCTATCCCTATTTCCCAAGCGCTCAAGGCACACTGCTCACCACTTCCTGACAGTGGCCTGCATCATCCGTTGCCAGATTATTATCAGTCACGGTGAGGAATACGATCATGGTTTGTGCATGATCGAAGCTCTTCACGAACATGGAAATATCACTTCCCTCAAGCGTTTCCGACGGTGGATCGAGCATCGGATCGGGTCTGTCGGGAATCACCCCGATATCACATTGATGATCGTACCAGAATTCCCATTTATAGTTCGTGATTGTGCCATCTACATCACCCGATGTAGTTCCATCGAAGACAGCATTTCTGTTGACCTCAACGGGGTTGGGTTCGGTGATGATCCTTGCCGTGGGAGGTTCATTCTCCAAAACATAAGGGATTGTGAGCGTTGCCGTTGCGCTTCCGGATTGAACCGTGATCGTCGTGCTCCTGTCGTTGATCAGGATATCAGTCGCCCTTCCTTCCGAATCAGTCTTGATCGGATGCCCATCGGATTGAAATCCTCCTTCCGTTCCGACCGGGTTTGCCGTGAAGAGAACTCCAATCCCCTGCATGGGGACGAAGGAGGAATTGACGACACGGGCCGTCACGGTCGTTGCTCCATATTCGGCGCCGGGGAGGTTACTTCCGTTCCCGGCCAGAATGAAATCGGGTTCCGCATTGACGTAGATGAGAAGATCTCCAGTATCCGATACATTGCCTTCTTCACAGGAGAGAACCGGAAGCAGGATCATGACGAATAAGATAAAGATTCCTTTTCTCATGTTGGTCTTGCAACCTTTCTATCTTTCTTACCATTCCGAATATGGAACTCCATCGAGACCGACTCCTTCGGCTCCGCTTCTGACATCTATGATCCCCTGTTCACCCATCGGGTCATCGGTGATTTCAGAGTATTCGAATTGCCATGTGTCTGCCGATTTCGTCATCGGGTCGGTGGGAATCACCCGGATATATTTTTCCTCGACGAGAACCTGAAGGTCCGTAGGATATTTCCCCTTGTCCGCGTAATACTGATCGATGCAATCCCTCAGTATGTAGAGATCCTCTTTCAGGACGGCCTCCTTCGCCTTCTGGATGGCGTTCTTGTACTGAACTGCGGCAACCGTCACGATAATCCCGATGAGCGCCACAACGATGAGAAGCTCGATGAGCGTGAATCCCTTTTCCTTCATTCCTTTTGTCCCTGTAAGGAATCGAAACTCTGGTTTCATATGAGTCAAAAACTTCCCTCTTTTATTACCAATCTTTATACTTCGTTCCGTCGAGTGCCGTGTCGTTGCTCTTCGTGTAAATATCGAAGATGTTCTCGCCGCCCCAGAACTCTGAGTCCGGTTCGTCCCGGCTCGATCGAAATCCCCATTCAGTGGTGCCGGTCATGGGGTCAACCGGTATTCGTCTCAGGAATTTGGCCTTTCTCTCGACTGCCAGCCCCAGATCAATCCCCTCGACGAGAGTCTCCAGATCCGGAGGGTAAAGATCTTCATTGTCTGCATCGAGCTGCTGTCTGACGCCGGGAAACCTTGATGCAAGCTCATGAAACTCATCGATCGCCATCCTTATCTCCCTCAGTGCCCTTCTCAATTCGATCTCCTTCTGCTTCTTGATGATGTTCCTTCCGACGGGCATGGCGACGGAGGCGATTATGAGCATGATGGCGACGACGCAGATGAGTTCGATGATCGTAACCCCGCATCGCCCGCTTAATTTCACCTTCCAGAGCATTAGTTACCTCAGGAATTAATCGATCCGGGTCGTCTTGCGTCAATAAGAAAGATACCTCGAAATTGATTCATATGCATGAGTCACTTCCCGGGTTGAATGACGAGGTTCACCGACGAGAAGGTAGCCCTCAAGTTCTGTGCCTTCGGGTCCTTCACGCTCTGTCCGCTGAACTCAAAAGAGCATGGACCGTCGCTCACGGCAAGAAACTGCAGCACGCACAGCGTTCCGCTCCCAGACGCGCCCGTCTGGCTTCCAATTCTGGAGATCCCGACGATGATCTCTCCTCCGCTGGCCGATTCCGATGCAATGAAGACTGTGCTTGTACCATCCGCGTTAAGGAAATTCCCCTCAATGCCGGGAGGCACGAACTCCAGGACCTGAGGATTGAATCTCAGATGGAAGGGAACCGAGCCGACGTTGGATGCCCCTTCTATAACGATGCTGAGACTGATCGTATCACCGATGCTGTACGTGGGCTTCGATGGAACGATGGAGACCCGTGCCATGCCTGTCAGTTTTTCAGGCTCCTCTGCCAGCGGCTCGGGCGATTCAGGCTCCTCTGCCTCCGGTTGTTTCAGAGCCTCCTCTTCGACTTTTGGAGGCGGAGCTTCCTCAGGTATTCTCCTTTCTCGCGGTCTTGCTACTGCGCCAGGAGCGGCCGGCCGTTGTTGAATGGTTACTATTGGAGTCTCCTCAGGTCCACTGAACGGAGTCTCACCGGCGGCGTTCCTCGTGCTCCCACGCAGGCGCATGTTCTCATCTGTTCCTACCCACAGGGCCATGAGATCGTCTTCCCTGATGTCAGGAATCCTGATGATGTGTGGCGTGAGCGTGAGCACGATATCCATCTCAGAATTTTCAATGGAATTCTTTCCAAATATCCTTCCCAGGAATGGAAGGTCGCTGACGCCCGGAACTCCGCTAAGCGAATTGATGTCATCCTTCTTTATGAGTCCTGCCAGCATGTTCGTTTCGCCATCCTTGAGCCTGATCACCGTCTTAATGTCCCTCTCGCCGATGATCGGCTGGCTGACACCATAGGACCCCGTTACCTGACCTGTAAGGGAGCTAACCTTCACCTGCACCTTCAGCGTGATCTCCTTATTGTGATGGACCCTTGGTTCGATGTTCAGCTCGATGCCTACATTCTGATAGGTGAAGGAGGTCAGGGGCACGATATTCCCACCAATGGTCTGGGCAGTGCTGAACGTAGTCGTCGGTATCGGCACCCTGTCCCCGATGTGGATCTCCGCCTTCTCCCCTTCCGCCACTCTCAGTTGTGGCTTGGAGATCGTTTTCGTATCAGAATCGGATTTCAGAAAGTCAAGCATGATACCTGGGATGGGACCGACGAGCCATGCCGACTGTTGCTTCAGAAGCCTCAGGTTATTCATCGGAATTGCATCCTCTGCGCCGTAGGTCACACCGATTGTCTTGGCCGTCAGGTCGAGGCCGAGGTTCTGGATGATTTTTCTATTTATTTCTAAAAGCTCCACGTCGATGATGATCTCCGCCTTGGACTTGTCGTTTGCCTCGATGATCTTTTCCGCAATCTCAACCTTTTCTGGCGTGTCCTTGATTGTGATTGAATTAAGCATGCTGTTGTCAGCAATCTGTCTGGTGTTGAGCAGTGTGCGGACCAGAGCGGAAACCTGCTTCGGATCGGCATTCGAAAGATAGAAGGTCCGGATGACGTTGTCTTCGTACTCCTGCCTCTTCTGTTTGTTGTCCGGCGCGATGAGCAGAGTGTTTTCATCGATTACCTTATAGAAGTGCTTGTTGGTCATCATGAGGATGTCCATCGCTTTCTCGAAGGAGATGTTGGCAAGATCTATGTCTATCTTCCTTTGGAGGTCCACCTTGTCGTCGTAGATGAAATTGATCCCGGAGACCTTCGATAGGATGTCGTAAATCTTCCCTACGGTTTCCTCTTTGAATTTCATGGCGATAGGTTCCTGGGAGCGGGGGTTTAGCTTTGGAGGAGCCAGTGCTTCTCTTTTCGCGCGCGCCTTCATCTCCTCGATCTCAGACACCGGTACCGCCTTCTTCTCCAGTAACTTCATTGCCTTCTCGAGTTCGTTGAAAGCATACTGGTTGGAAGGGTCCAGGGCGACGGTCTGTTGAAGCTCCGCGATGGCGAGCTCGATCTGCCCCGAGTCGAGATATTTTTTCCCCTTCTCGAAGTGGATGGCCGAGGCTTTGATCTTGGCCCTCGCCAGAGCCACGCTGTATCTCGTGTTGCCGGGATCCATGGCCAGCGCCTTGGAGTATCCGATGACCGCTTTATCCCAATCCTCCCTCTTGGCATTCTTCTCGGCCTTCCTGTAAGCGTTCTGCGCTGCGCAGGATGCAAGGAAGAGCACCACTAAAAGCAGTGTGGCAAACTTGAAGATTTGCTTCATATTCACGATGACACCCCTTGAATGATCAAATTTACGTTTCATTTTCCAAAGGGCAGGACCTTCTTCTGATCCCGCCACTCATCTCTTACGTATCCCATGACGAGAGAATCGAAATCGATCTTGATGATCATGAACTGGTCTTTGACGGTTTCCCCCTCTTTTCCGAAATAGAGATCCTTACCTTCTTCCAGGACTGCGATCTTATCCTCAGGTTTTCCAAGATACCCTATGAACTTGAAGTTGATAGGCGGGGCGGGAGGTGGAGGAGGAGGAAGGAGGGCTCTCCGTTCGGCCTCCTTACGTTCTTCTTCCACCCTTATCTTTTCTTCCGCCTCCCTCCTCTTTCTCTCTTCTTCAGCTCTCCTCTGCGCTTCCTCCTGCAGCTTCCTGATCTCCTCCAGCTCCTGCGGAGTCGGCTTCGGCTTGTCATAGTTAAAGAGGTTTCTCCCCGCAGGATCATAGACCGCGCTGTTGTGAGCCAGCAAGTCAATCCTCAGAGCGGGAACATCGTACCTGATTGGGTTCTCTTTCATGAGCCCCCTTTCCACGGACTTAGCGACGGCCTTCGGCTTGCCACCGAAAAGGGAATACTGGCTAACCTGGAAGTAGAGGACAACGAAGAAGGTAACTGCAACGATTACCAGAAGGATCTGTTTGAAAGTGACCTTTTTCATCACCGTTAGATTCTTCTCCTCATCTTTCGCATCTCATTTCGCATTTCAGAGAGATATGGAGCGTTGAAGAAAGTGGAGAGCTGGATGTTGAGCTGGAGGATCACTCCTCCCTCCTTGGCAGTCCTCAGAAATACCCTGTCGATGATCATGAAATTCGTGGAATTCTCTATCTTGTTGATGAACTGCCTCAGATTACCGTATGTCCCCGTCATCGGCAGAGAAATGGAGAAGCGCTCCACCCCCTCCTTGGGCATCTCTTCGTTATCGTAAGAGACGCTCTCCGGATTGATGCCAAACTCATTGGCGATGGATACGATCTCAAGCTGGATATCAATCATCTTCTGATCTTTTGTGGAAAGAATCTTCTCGTAGAATTGCTTAATTGACCTCTCAGTTTCTTCTATTCGTGCCAGTCTTTGCTCCAGTTCAAGAACCATCGCCTTTTTCTTGTCGAGGGCCTGCATCGTGGGATTGCTATCGGCATTCAGAGAGCGATAGCCAGATATGGCCAGCCTTGTGAAGAAGATGAAGAAGAGGATGTTCAGAACAAAAGCGGCCAACAGAATTACGATGATCGTCCCGCTTTCCCTCCTTATGTCGAAACCGTTTGTTTTTCTGGTCGTTTCTGGTGCTGCCATTTATTCTCCTTCGACCCGGCCAGTTTTCATGGCCTCTTCGCCAGTCATACTGGACGTTGATTCCTCACCTTCCGGAATAGAAGCTTCCCTGAAGGAGCTCTCACCAGATGCACTATAAAAAGCCTCTTTCTCTTTGAAGATGTCTTCCATATCTTTCCCTACCTGATTGTACTCAAAGGCCAGAGAAAACGTCAGATCGGAACCTTCCACAGATCGGTAGCTTTCGGGGCGAACTCTGCTGAAGCTGGGACTTGCCTGAAGGTTTTTTTCGAATTCAAAGAAGCTCTTCAGATCCTTTGCCAGGCCATCGACTCTCACCTCAATCCCTCTCTCCTTGAAAATCGGCCTGATGGACTGCATCCTGATGGAGTAGGGCATCACTTCTTCCAGTTTATTGAAGAGGTCGGTCCAGAAGAACTTCCGCATCAGGATGATATCGTTTGCGAAGATCGCCTCCTCGGTGATTTCCCTGGTATCCTTCTTTGAGATGATGTCTTTGATCCTCTGGGCTCTTTTCTCCAGATTGTTCACCTCATCCTGGCTTGTGGAAAGAACGCCGGTGATCTCCCCGCGGAGGGTTCTAAAATGCATGAAGAAGTATATGTTAAGCGTCGTTATCACGAGAAGCAAGAAGATCAGCATCCCGTGGAAGAGACAGAACATCATGTTGTTCCTGAAAGGATTGCTCGCAAGGTTGATTTCTAACCGGTTCATTCGATTCTCCCAACTATGGCACCTATGGCGGGTGTCAGCTTCTGTTTCGACTCGTGATCGCAGTTCGGGAACCCGTCAAAGTGGACGATGGCCGAAGGATCGATGATCTCATATTCCTCCAGACCGATCTCTCCTACCAGGCTTACGATCCTCTCTGCCGGGTAACTGGCTGATCGGATATAAACCTTTTCTAGACCCTTGCCGGACAGTTTTTCGGAATAGTAGGACAGGGACGTCGTCAGCTCCCGTTTCAGAGATCGCATCACCTCATCCTCATCCATGCCTTCGTGGGCCTGGTAGTTCTTGCAGCGGAAGAACATCATGTTCCCCTGGCGGAAGATCAGGAAGGTGAAGTAGTTGCAGGAAAAATTGAGGAGCGCAATGTCTGTCATCTCCTCCATGGCTCGACGATACAGATTGTGGATCCCGAAGGTGGCGATGTCGATCAATCCTGCTCTCATGTCCATCTCCTGAAACAGCTCTTCGTACTGCCTGAGGATACTCTTGAGCATGAGCGAGACAAGGATGACCCTCTCGCGATCATTCGCTGTGTTACCCAGCACCTGGTAGGAGATGTTAGCATCTTCCAGCTTGAAGGGAATGGATCTCTTCAATTTCCACTTAATCATCTCCATGAGCTGCCTCCTGTTAGAGGGGATCTCCTGGAAATTGAGAAGCGAGACACGGACGATGTTGTCCGGGATAACGAGGGAGAGCCTGGGTGTCTTGAAGCCGATCTGGAAGAGGGCATCCTTGATGACCTTCATAAGAGCCTCCCTGTCATGTATCTCCGGATGGAAGATGGACTGACCGACAGCATCCTCGGGAAGCGCTTTGATGATGTAGTTCCCCAGATGCCATCCATCCTTCTCTTTTCGCATCCGGACCAGAACCAGGTACTTCCTGCTCACTTCAGCCGCGAACACCGGGTAGCTCGGCTTGAACGGCGATATTCTGTCCAGAAAATCCAGACTCAAATGCGGTTTTTTAAATTCGAATTTCAAATGCTCCTCACTCCACAAATGTCACTTTGTTGATCTCTCTCAGGGTCGTCTGCCCCTCGAGGACCTTCTCGACTGCTGATTCTCTCAGGAAGGTCATCCCCTCTTCTTTGGCTGCTCTCTTTATGTCTGCAGCCGGCCTCTTTTCGATTATCATCTCTCTGATCCTGTCCGACATGTCGAGAAGCTCGGCAATGGCCGTTCTCCCCCGGTATCCCGTTCCGCCACACTCGATGCATCCTCGTCCCTCATAGAAGCTGTAGTTAATATAGATCTTTGGATCCAACCCGGATTCCTCGAGCATCTCTGCCATGATATTCGACTTCTGCTTGCAGGATGGGCAGATGAGCCTAACGAGCCTCTGCGCCAGGACGCAGTTCAGAGCGGAGACGAAGTTGTATGGTTCCACCTTCATGTTAAGGAATCTGCCAAGCACGTCGACAACGTTGTTGGCATGGACTGTCGTGAAGACGAGGTGTCCGGTAAGCGCGGACTGTATGGCGATCTGCGCAGTCTCTTCGTCGCGGATCTCTCCGACCAGGATCTTGTCAGGGTCGTGTCTCAGGATCGACCTCAAGCCCCTCGCAAAAGTCAATCCTTTCTTCTCGTTGACCGGTATTTGCGTGATCCCGGGAATCTGATATTCCACCGGATCCTCGATCGTGATGATCTTGTCCTCTTCGTTCTTGATTTCAGAGATGGCTGCATAGAGGGTCGTCGTCTTTCCGCTACCTGTCGGCCCCGTCACAAGGACCATACCGTAAGGTTCCGTGATGAACCTCCTCAATCGCTTTAGCTCTTTCTCGCTGAAGCCGAGGACGCTGAGATTCAGCTGGGCGAATTGCTCGTTGGCCGATTCCTTATCGAGGATACGGATAACGGCATCTTCCCCATGAATCGAGGGCATGATGGAGACACGGAAGTCAATCGCCTTCCCTTTCACCCTCAATTTGAAGCGCCCGTCCTGCGGGATCCTCTTCTCCGAGATGTCTAGCTCGGACATGACCTTGATGCGTGAGATGATTGTCGAGTGGAACTTCTTATCAATCGGTTCCATCGCCTGGTAGAGGACCCCATCGATCCTGTACTTTATTACGACTTCCCGCTCCCTCGTTTCGACATGGATGTCGCTGGCCCGCCTCTGGAGTGCATTGAAGATGGTAGAATCAACAAGCTTGATGATTGGACTCTGATCGCTGGTTAGCTTGTCGATGGTGAGCGTCTCCTCGCCTTCCTCTTCGTCCTGGAGGATCTGGAGCTTGAATTCCTCTGTGGCTTCATCGAGGACCCGCTGCGAGCTCTCGCTCTTTTTCAGGATGTCTTGTATGGCAGATTGCGTCCCGACTGTCACCTCGATGTCCATTCCAAGGAGGAGCTCCAGCTCGTCAATCATCAGGACGTCCGTTGGATCGGACACGATGATGACGAGGTGGTTGTTCTCCCTTCTGTAAGGTACAAAGTTGTACCGGAACATGAGATCCACGGGGATCATCCGGAAGAGCTCTGAATCAAACTGGAAATTGTGCAGGTCCACATATTCGATTCCCAGTCTTTCCGCCAACTTCTGCGCCTGATATTCCTCGGAGAGGACCTCCTCCTGGCCTCCCGCATATTCACCGCTCTCCGGGAGCAGGTCCTTGAGAGACTGGAGTGTGCTCTCTTTTTCCGCTGTCTTCTTCACTTTATTTGCCATCCTGAGACCCCTTTAGAATTGGCTGCGCCCATAGACCTTCAGAAGTGGCAGGTAGATGGCGAGAAGCATACCACCCACAACGAAGGCCATGAAAATGAGAAGCATGGGCTCGAGCAGGGAGAGGAGCGTATTGACCTTCTGCTCTATCTCCTCATCCGTAAAATCAGAGACATTCCCCAGCATCTCCTCGAGAGAACCGGTCGACTCGCCAACCTTGATCATCTCGATCGCCATGTCACTCATGAGTCCAGTTTTTTCGAGGGATTCCCACATGGCCTCTCCTTCCTTCACCTTCCTGGCAACACTCATTATCTCTCGCGTGAAGAGGGAATTTCCGATGGCGTTTCCGGC
This window contains:
- the pilM gene encoding pilus assembly protein PilM codes for the protein MKFEFKKPHLSLDFLDRISPFKPSYPVFAAEVSRKYLVLVRMRKEKDGWHLGNYIIKALPEDAVGQSIFHPEIHDREALMKVIKDALFQIGFKTPRLSLVIPDNIVRVSLLNFQEIPSNRRQLMEMIKWKLKRSIPFKLEDANISYQVLGNTANDRERVILVSLMLKSILRQYEELFQEMDMRAGLIDIATFGIHNLYRRAMEEMTDIALLNFSCNYFTFLIFRQGNMMFFRCKNYQAHEGMDEDEVMRSLKRELTTSLSYYSEKLSGKGLEKVYIRSASYPAERIVSLVGEIGLEEYEIIDPSAIVHFDGFPNCDHESKQKLTPAIGAIVGRIE
- a CDS encoding GspE/PulE family protein; protein product: MANKVKKTAEKESTLQSLKDLLPESGEYAGGQEEVLSEEYQAQKLAERLGIEYVDLHNFQFDSELFRMIPVDLMFRYNFVPYRRENNHLVIIVSDPTDVLMIDELELLLGMDIEVTVGTQSAIQDILKKSESSQRVLDEATEEFKLQILQDEEEGEETLTIDKLTSDQSPIIKLVDSTIFNALQRRASDIHVETREREVVIKYRIDGVLYQAMEPIDKKFHSTIISRIKVMSELDISEKRIPQDGRFKLRVKGKAIDFRVSIMPSIHGEDAVIRILDKESANEQFAQLNLSVLGFSEKELKRLRRFITEPYGMVLVTGPTGSGKTTTLYAAISEIKNEEDKIITIEDPVEYQIPGITQIPVNEKKGLTFARGLRSILRHDPDKILVGEIRDEETAQIAIQSALTGHLVFTTVHANNVVDVLGRFLNMKVEPYNFVSALNCVLAQRLVRLICPSCKQKSNIMAEMLEESGLDPKIYINYSFYEGRGCIECGGTGYRGRTAIAELLDMSDRIREMIIEKRPAADIKRAAKEEGMTFLRESAVEKVLEGQTTLREINKVTFVE